A single region of the Rhizobium sp. NLR16a genome encodes:
- a CDS encoding SGNH/GDSL hydrolase family protein, which translates to MLSSPFTPLFSPIGRYSVAARRQGGGDAYPTFVNPKIGTIGDSLIAHGIEGANPGTVNCWQTNAGELNLALMMHQRFRHDNWPADTGAFSPSSDRYTTGANQAISGSNAASHRAMMVNYLLPMHPDMMFYRPSVNNSVGTGTGPATFAYFQETLQMAMDAGVFCVIGTMPPWVNDPANAFNGADNNINRAYINAAIRAWVPTLPKSKAILVDYDIALDPTNTGWTDRSNMSDYIHLGTQGALKCARLINQILDLLIPARNYALELWNTGLNKYPYPTLLGNGGVTANGTGSTPTGMRTQKGGTGSSTLALSSEDNPDTGGKTRIFDITAVGTGATAYYQLGIGTTGDFTVVGQTGQWVRSIAEIEVMGNDALLVPQLWANGRRALYEGGWSGLIGDAQQQTYWLMTDAVQVSSDTANLSIRLYPNADRALGVGGTALMRAKVKRLGYFFVDNPRLAYA; encoded by the coding sequence GTGCTTAGTTCTCCTTTTACTCCGCTGTTCTCGCCGATCGGGCGATATAGCGTTGCTGCCCGCCGTCAGGGCGGGGGAGATGCTTACCCTACGTTCGTCAATCCGAAGATTGGCACGATCGGAGACAGCCTGATCGCTCACGGCATCGAGGGCGCAAACCCAGGCACGGTGAACTGCTGGCAGACCAACGCCGGCGAGTTGAACCTAGCTCTGATGATGCATCAGCGGTTTCGACACGACAACTGGCCGGCCGATACAGGGGCTTTCAGCCCGTCGAGCGACCGATACACGACAGGCGCCAATCAGGCCATTTCCGGATCGAATGCGGCCAGCCATCGCGCAATGATGGTTAATTACCTTCTGCCGATGCATCCCGATATGATGTTCTACCGGCCATCGGTGAATAACTCCGTTGGTACTGGAACAGGGCCAGCAACGTTCGCCTACTTCCAAGAGACCCTGCAAATGGCGATGGACGCAGGTGTGTTCTGCGTTATCGGCACCATGCCTCCTTGGGTGAATGATCCGGCCAACGCCTTCAACGGTGCCGACAACAATATCAATCGCGCCTACATCAATGCTGCTATCCGCGCATGGGTGCCAACCCTGCCGAAATCAAAAGCCATCCTGGTTGACTATGACATCGCGCTCGACCCGACGAATACCGGATGGACCGATCGTTCCAACATGTCGGACTATATCCATCTTGGAACGCAAGGCGCGCTCAAGTGCGCCCGGCTGATCAATCAGATCCTGGATCTGCTTATCCCGGCGCGCAACTATGCGCTGGAGCTGTGGAATACCGGTCTCAACAAGTATCCCTATCCTACGCTCCTGGGCAACGGCGGCGTGACGGCCAACGGTACGGGCTCAACGCCGACCGGTATGAGGACGCAGAAGGGCGGGACCGGAAGCTCTACGCTCGCTCTCTCGTCGGAAGATAACCCAGACACTGGCGGCAAGACGCGCATTTTCGACATTACCGCTGTAGGTACGGGCGCGACTGCTTATTACCAGCTTGGTATCGGTACCACGGGCGATTTCACGGTGGTGGGGCAAACCGGCCAGTGGGTACGGTCTATCGCCGAGATCGAGGTCATGGGCAATGACGCCCTGCTTGTCCCGCAACTTTGGGCGAACGGCCGTCGCGCTCTGTACGAAGGCGGATGGAGCGGCCTTATCGGCGACGCGCAGCAGCAGACCTATTGGCTTATGACTGACGCCGTTCAAGTCAGCTCCGACACCGCCAATCTGTCAATCCGTCTTTATCCGAACGCTGATCGCGCGCTTGGGGTCGGAGGAACCGCTTTGATGCGGGCAAAGGTCAAGCGGCTCGGCTATTTCTTCGTCGACAATCCGAGGCTTGCTTATGCGTGA
- a CDS encoding anaerobic dehydrogenase — translation MPPAPPKLVRPDSTLTARCLGPVDLGDKALTQAQLEKLWITDRERLLTCIRRHLALRDFYADRDGGLEAKP, via the coding sequence GTGCCGCCCGCGCCACCGAAACTGGTGCGGCCGGACAGCACATTAACGGCGCGCTGCCTCGGCCCGGTCGACCTTGGCGACAAGGCGTTGACGCAGGCCCAACTAGAAAAGCTCTGGATCACCGATCGCGAGCGGCTTCTGACATGCATCCGGCGGCATCTGGCGCTGCGCGATTTCTATGCTGACCGCGACGGCGGTCTGGAGGCGAAGCCATGA
- a CDS encoding thermonuclease family protein, with product MIAGLILCASLTAVDGDTVKCDGQNMRLLGEGVPLVSGIDTPEIGSHAKCIKERKLALIAKVRLKELLAEKGLRVVFIGAVDRTPSHRPLVNIYRTNGEEIGKKLLREGFARTWSPKQRNDWCD from the coding sequence ATGATCGCCGGGCTGATCCTCTGCGCTTCGCTCACGGCAGTCGACGGCGACACCGTGAAATGCGACGGGCAGAACATGCGACTGCTGGGAGAAGGTGTTCCGCTCGTCAGCGGCATCGATACGCCGGAGATCGGGAGCCATGCCAAGTGCATTAAGGAACGGAAACTCGCCCTGATCGCCAAGGTAAGGCTGAAAGAGCTTTTGGCTGAAAAGGGATTGAGGGTCGTCTTCATCGGCGCGGTGGATCGTACGCCATCGCACCGACCGCTCGTTAACATCTACAGAACGAACGGCGAAGAAATCGGCAAGAAGCTGCTCAGGGAAGGTTTCGCGCGGACCTGGAGCCCGAAGCAGCGGAACGATTGGTGTGATTGA
- a CDS encoding type II toxin-antitoxin system death-on-curing family toxin gives MTTPIWVDVESVITINAQQVFRTGETHFLRDLGALESAVMSPRNHWLYESQDLVRAFGIMLFGIAKAHAFEQGNKRTAFHASAEFLAKNGATLIMPDDEFWASKIEDVVAGSCPLEDFIGVIRVFTVLP, from the coding sequence ATGACCACGCCAATCTGGGTAGATGTCGAGAGCGTGATTACGATCAACGCCCAGCAGGTTTTTAGGACTGGCGAGACGCACTTTTTGCGAGACCTTGGCGCGTTGGAAAGCGCCGTGATGTCGCCAAGGAACCATTGGCTCTACGAGAGCCAAGATCTCGTGCGAGCGTTTGGCATTATGCTCTTCGGGATCGCGAAGGCGCACGCCTTCGAACAAGGCAACAAAAGAACAGCGTTTCACGCCAGTGCAGAGTTTCTAGCGAAAAATGGAGCCACCCTAATTATGCCTGATGATGAGTTCTGGGCTAGCAAGATCGAGGACGTCGTCGCGGGCAGTTGCCCACTGGAAGACTTCATCGGAGTTATTAGAGTTTTTACTGTTTTGCCATGA
- a CDS encoding SEC-C domain-containing protein, with protein MHENSPCYCGSRRKFKKCCGARGGGISNQFFVAAGEANPSLGELISKVRAFFDRSFSGTIQQGLTSDYVIGGDKFIDRASVSIVTRDPDRAFVYLAHELLHLDLHARGYGIYRGWPGLAPKVANAAQAFKRDLEDLVNQMHHLIFFEQFVEMGFPPALFVLPVAPPQDYSEFSKIHKAMGFPELHGFLRLWWAHEAIRHYLAPMQGQPDESRKVDIIIGQAMSVFHDFDCTWSDIVRWVDNGGFKKPEGYIPAFNNLATILAMPRPTFASIDPRTLAIQTLPL; from the coding sequence ATGCATGAGAATTCACCGTGCTACTGCGGTAGCAGACGCAAATTTAAGAAATGCTGCGGCGCTCGCGGCGGGGGAATATCAAACCAGTTTTTTGTCGCGGCCGGTGAGGCTAACCCTTCATTGGGAGAACTCATTTCAAAGGTCAGAGCATTTTTCGATCGCTCGTTTTCAGGAACAATCCAGCAAGGGCTCACGTCAGATTACGTGATAGGAGGAGATAAGTTTATTGACCGCGCCAGCGTGTCAATCGTTACGCGCGATCCTGATCGCGCGTTTGTTTATTTAGCCCATGAGTTGTTACATCTAGATTTGCATGCCCGCGGCTACGGCATATATCGGGGTTGGCCTGGTTTAGCGCCTAAAGTCGCCAACGCAGCCCAGGCTTTCAAGCGAGACCTAGAAGACCTTGTTAATCAAATGCACCATCTGATTTTCTTCGAGCAATTCGTCGAAATGGGTTTTCCGCCGGCTCTTTTTGTGCTGCCAGTCGCGCCACCTCAAGATTATTCTGAGTTCTCAAAGATCCACAAGGCCATGGGATTCCCGGAGCTTCATGGGTTTCTTCGGCTTTGGTGGGCACATGAGGCCATTCGGCACTATCTCGCTCCTATGCAGGGACAACCCGATGAATCACGAAAAGTCGACATTATAATCGGCCAGGCGATGTCAGTTTTCCATGATTTTGACTGCACATGGTCAGATATCGTTCGTTGGGTCGATAACGGTGGTTTTAAAAAACCCGAGGGATACATTCCCGCATTCAATAATCTCGCTACTATACTTGCCATGCCCCGTCCGACATTCGCGTCAATAGATCCCCGCACATTGGCTATACAAACTCTGCCACTGTAG